The proteins below come from a single Bactrocera dorsalis isolate Fly_Bdor chromosome 5, ASM2337382v1, whole genome shotgun sequence genomic window:
- the LOC125778664 gene encoding zinc finger MYM-type protein 1-like, whose amino-acid sequence MEGNDDWKHIVEAIERHETSKEHLHSCLVHRQWQLHGTLDEEQESIIKRENFFWRQVLTRLLDVTLILSICNLAFRGHKETVYGNDSGPKGNFLSIVELLAKYEPILQELLSKPKDQIKYLSPKIQNDLIAVLVQKVENALVNEIVTAPFYSILFDTTQDISKTDQLCELYRYCVIEKDENGTPKALVIKESFLRFHEDQTALAMSKQIIKSINGKSISLNKCRGQGYDGANTMKGTYGGIQKLIRDIEPNAVYVHCAAHNLNLVVNDAVKEVIEIQTLFETVQQIYNFFGHSIRRWNILSSFISDNKKGETVISSNSVTLKTMNPT is encoded by the coding sequence atggaaGGCAATGATGATTGGAAACATATTGTGGAAGCCATAGAAAGACATGAGACATCGAAAGAACATTTGCATTCATGTCTTGTACATCGACAGTGGCAGTTACATGGAACACTAGATGAAGAGCAAGAGTCCATTATCaagagagaaaattttttttggcgcCAGGTACTCACTAGACTTCTTGATGTTACTCTGAtactttcaatctgtaatttaGCTTTTCGTGGTCATAAAGAAACGGTATATGGCAACGATTCTGGtccaaaaggaaattttttgagTATTGTTGAGTTATTAGCCAAATACGAACCTATTTTACAAGAGTTGCTAAGCAAACCTAAGGACCAGATTAAATACTTAagtccaaaaatacaaaatgaccTCATTGCTGTTCTGGttcaaaaagtggaaaatgccCTGGTAAATGAAATAGTCACCGCGCCgttttattccattttgtttGATACTACTCAAGATATTTCCAAAACAGATCAATTGTGTGAACTTTACCGTTACTGTGTAATCGAGAAAGATGAAAATGGAACTCCAAAGGCTCTCGTAATTAAAGAGTCATTTTTAAGATTTCATGAGGATCAAACTGCCTTAGCAATGTCCAAGCAGataataaaatccataaatGGCAAAAGTATTTCTCTGAATAAGTGCCGTGGACAAGGGTACGATGGAGCTAATACTATGAAAGGTACTTATGGCGGAATTCAAAAACTCATAAGAGATATAGAGCCAAATGCAGTGTATGTCCATTGTGCTGCTCATAATTTAAACTTGGTAGTAAATGATGCAGTAAAAGAGGTCATAGAAATACAAACATTATTCGAAACTgtgcaacaaatttataatttttttggccaTAGTATTAGACGATGGAATATATTATCTAGTTTTATATCTGACAACAAAAAAGGAGAAACCGTTATATCATCAAATTCagtaacattaaaaacaatgaatccAACTTGA